A portion of the Chryseobacterium tructae genome contains these proteins:
- a CDS encoding GNAT family N-acetyltransferase: protein MSDVIIRKAVQEDCASMLDLIKELAEYEKALHEVTVTLDEFTEDGFGKSPVWGAFVAELNGKVVGISLYYDRYSTWKGRRLYLEDLVVTERMRGKQIGKLLFDATVEYGKSNAYSGMVFQVLNWNEPAINFYKKYSPKFDDEWLNVSIEFKN, encoded by the coding sequence ATGAGTGATGTTATCATTAGAAAAGCAGTTCAGGAGGATTGTGCTTCCATGTTGGACTTAATTAAAGAACTTGCCGAATATGAAAAAGCGTTACATGAGGTAACGGTGACTTTGGATGAATTTACTGAAGATGGATTTGGTAAATCTCCGGTTTGGGGAGCCTTCGTGGCAGAATTGAACGGTAAAGTTGTAGGAATCTCATTATATTATGACCGATATTCAACCTGGAAGGGAAGAAGATTGTATCTTGAAGATCTTGTTGTAACAGAAAGAATGAGAGGAAAACAGATTGGAAAACTTCTTTTCGATGCCACAGTAGAATATGGGAAATCCAATGCATATAGTGGGATGGTTTTTCAGGTGTTGAACTGGAATGAACCAGCCATCAATTTTTATAAGAAATACAGCCCGAAGTTTGATGACGAATGGTTGAATGTATCTATTGAGTTTAAGAATTAG
- a CDS encoding DUF58 domain-containing protein, whose amino-acid sequence MQIKDIVKKVKQIEIRTRKKTEAALMGQYHSAFKGQGMTFSEVRPYQFGDEIRRIDWNKTARFREPFVKVMEEERELTMMLVVDISASMDYGTKAQLKREYVAEIAASLGFSAAGNNDKVGLILFADKVYKVIPPQKGRKHILSIISNILTADYVPAESKIDKALEYMMGIFKRKSLVFLFSDFQDEYDSKMLRVASKKHQLLGLRIYDEKDNEIPDVGYTLLYDAETGKQIWANTSSARWRYTFAEAQKQKLRALEDDFSNSSASFMNVNTGSDYSKLLYNYFQKK is encoded by the coding sequence ATGCAGATAAAAGATATTGTAAAAAAAGTAAAGCAGATAGAAATCCGTACCAGAAAAAAGACGGAGGCTGCTTTGATGGGGCAATATCACAGTGCCTTTAAAGGGCAGGGGATGACTTTTTCAGAAGTTCGTCCCTACCAATTTGGTGATGAGATCAGAAGAATCGACTGGAATAAAACCGCACGTTTCCGAGAACCATTCGTAAAAGTAATGGAGGAAGAAAGAGAACTGACGATGATGCTTGTCGTAGATATTTCTGCCTCTATGGATTATGGAACAAAAGCTCAGCTGAAAAGAGAATATGTTGCGGAAATTGCTGCCAGCTTAGGATTTTCAGCGGCCGGAAATAACGATAAGGTGGGATTGATCCTGTTTGCAGATAAAGTATATAAAGTAATTCCTCCTCAGAAAGGAAGAAAACATATTCTTTCCATTATCAGTAATATCCTTACTGCAGACTATGTTCCGGCTGAATCTAAAATAGACAAAGCCCTGGAATATATGATGGGGATTTTTAAAAGAAAATCTCTGGTATTTTTATTTTCGGATTTTCAGGATGAATATGATTCCAAAATGTTGCGCGTAGCATCAAAGAAACATCAGTTATTGGGATTAAGGATTTACGATGAAAAAGACAATGAAATTCCGGATGTAGGCTATACCTTATTATATGATGCTGAAACAGGAAAGCAAATATGGGCCAATACTTCCAGTGCAAGATGGCGATATACGTTTGCGGAGGCTCAAAAACAAAAATTAAGAGCATTAGAGGACGATTTTTCTAATAGTTCGGCCAGTTTTATGAATGTAAATACCGGTTCAGATTATTCAAAATTGTTGTATAATTATTTTCAGAAAAAATAA